Proteins co-encoded in one Pseudomonadota bacterium genomic window:
- a CDS encoding cysteine synthase A: MTRAPYRDVCDAIGNTPLIRLQRASELTGCHIYGKAEWMNPGASVKDRAALGIVRDAEARGLLEPGGTIVEGTAGNTGIGLAVVANALGYRVRIVMPNTQSVEKVQTLQAYGAEVMLIPAVPFKNPNHFVHVSKREAESLAQSDPRGAFWANQFDNTANREMHAATTGPEIFEQTDGKVDGFICAAGTGGTLGGVAAALRARKPEVKIGLADPTGSALFNHYRHGELKVEGSSISEGIGNSRITANLEDVEIDVAYRIGDEESVPLVFDLMREEGLLLGSSSGVNVAGAIRLGQALGPGKTIVTILCDTGLRYMKRLYNPDWLRERGFAVPDWLLRQAESVTPSS, encoded by the coding sequence ATGACACGGGCACCCTACCGCGACGTCTGCGACGCCATCGGCAACACGCCGCTGATCCGCCTCCAGCGCGCCAGCGAGCTCACCGGCTGCCACATCTACGGCAAGGCCGAGTGGATGAACCCTGGCGCCTCCGTGAAGGATCGCGCGGCGCTCGGCATCGTGCGCGACGCGGAGGCGCGCGGCCTGCTCGAGCCCGGCGGCACCATCGTCGAGGGCACGGCGGGCAACACGGGCATCGGCCTCGCCGTGGTGGCGAATGCCCTCGGCTATCGCGTGCGCATCGTCATGCCGAACACGCAGAGCGTCGAGAAGGTGCAGACCCTGCAGGCCTACGGCGCGGAGGTGATGTTGATTCCGGCGGTGCCGTTCAAGAACCCGAACCACTTCGTGCATGTCTCCAAGCGCGAAGCCGAATCGCTGGCGCAGAGCGATCCGCGCGGTGCGTTCTGGGCCAATCAGTTCGACAACACCGCCAACCGGGAGATGCACGCAGCGACCACGGGACCTGAGATCTTCGAGCAGACCGACGGCAAGGTGGACGGCTTTATCTGTGCCGCAGGCACCGGCGGCACCCTCGGCGGCGTCGCCGCGGCCCTGCGCGCGCGCAAGCCCGAGGTAAAGATCGGCCTCGCCGATCCCACGGGCTCCGCCCTGTTCAACCACTACCGCCACGGCGAGCTCAAGGTGGAGGGCAGCTCCATCAGCGAGGGCATCGGTAACAGCCGCATCACCGCCAACCTGGAGGATGTGGAGATCGACGTGGCCTACCGCATCGGTGACGAGGAGTCGGTGCCGCTCGTGTTCGATCTGATGCGCGAAGAAGGGCTGCTGCTCGGGTCATCGAGTGGCGTGAACGTGGCCGGCGCCATCCGCCTCGGTCAGGCCCTGGGCCCCGGCAAGACCATCGTCACCATCCTCTGCGATACGGGCCTTCGCTACATGAAGCGCTTGTACAATCCCGACTGGCTGCGCGAGCGTGGCTTCGCCGTCCCCGACTGGCTGCTCCGCCAGGCCGAGTCCGTCACCCCATCCTCGTGA
- a CDS encoding S9 family peptidase: protein MSEDAKPTPTPPIATEQPYELLAHGETRVDPYYWLRDDERSNPQVLDYLRAENAYTQASLAPHGALRDALYEDLVSRLKPDDTSVPVFDAGYWYYARYEAGKEYAVHARRKGTMESPEEILLDENVEAANHEFYEVGAIAVSDDGRLLAYTQDTRARGEYDLHVREIASGKSVLVPRIEQLEADLAWAADNQTLFFVRREEETLRPHRVFRIRLDQPFTPPALVYEEPDSTFYLTIGRTRDERYLQIDLTSTLTTEVRLLDAQIPDGTPIPLIPREAGHEYGVETAGDAVYLLSNWDAPNFRLYRTDVASADKRENWELLVPEREHVLLADFAVFDQALVLEETESGIGRIRVLPRGEDDTPSLDTGYLIDASEPAYVASIDDNPDPSSPSLRYSYSSLATPDTVFELDFASGEKRALKQDFAGPTFDRERYAVERFAVAARDGADVPVTLLRRRDQKADGSHPLYLTGYGAYGIDSEPDFALRMLPLVDRGFIFAIAHIRGGQELGRAWYEHGRKQHKKNTFTDFIDVAQALVETGWSAPDGLVGSGRSAGGLLIGAVANMAPERFRALIAGVPFVDVLTTMLDESIPLTTFEYDEWGNPNEAEDYAYMRQYSPYDRVSAQDYPAMLVTSGLQDPAVQYWEPAKWVARLRTVKTDAQPLLLYTDMEAGHSGSAARYQRLRDYALEYAFLVGVVGLGSPDPQ from the coding sequence ATGTCCGAAGACGCCAAGCCAACGCCCACCCCGCCGATCGCCACCGAACAACCCTACGAGCTGCTCGCCCACGGCGAGACGCGCGTCGACCCCTACTACTGGCTGCGGGACGACGAGCGCAGCAATCCCCAGGTGCTCGACTACCTGCGCGCAGAAAACGCCTACACGCAGGCGAGTCTTGCGCCGCACGGGGCGTTACGCGATGCGCTGTACGAGGATCTGGTGTCGCGTCTGAAACCTGACGATACCTCCGTACCGGTCTTCGACGCCGGATACTGGTACTACGCACGCTACGAGGCAGGCAAGGAATACGCAGTGCACGCACGACGCAAGGGCACGATGGAGTCGCCGGAAGAGATTCTGCTGGATGAGAACGTCGAGGCCGCCAACCATGAGTTCTATGAGGTAGGCGCGATCGCCGTCAGCGACGACGGTCGCCTACTCGCCTACACCCAGGACACGCGTGCCCGCGGCGAGTACGACCTGCACGTACGCGAGATCGCCTCAGGCAAGTCCGTGCTGGTGCCGCGGATCGAGCAACTGGAAGCGGACCTCGCCTGGGCGGCGGACAATCAAACCCTCTTCTTCGTGCGGCGCGAAGAGGAGACCCTGCGCCCCCATCGGGTGTTTCGTATTCGCCTCGATCAACCCTTCACCCCGCCCGCTCTCGTGTATGAGGAGCCGGACAGCACCTTTTATCTGACCATCGGGCGCACCCGCGATGAGCGTTACCTGCAGATCGACCTGACGAGCACGCTGACCACCGAGGTGCGCCTGCTCGACGCCCAGATTCCCGACGGCACCCCGATCCCCCTGATCCCGCGGGAGGCGGGCCACGAGTACGGGGTGGAGACCGCTGGCGACGCCGTGTACCTGCTCTCGAACTGGGACGCGCCGAACTTCCGCCTCTACCGTACGGACGTGGCGAGCGCCGATAAACGCGAGAACTGGGAGCTGCTGGTGCCCGAGCGCGAGCACGTCTTACTCGCGGACTTCGCCGTCTTCGATCAGGCGCTCGTACTGGAGGAAACCGAATCGGGTATCGGCCGGATACGCGTACTTCCGCGCGGGGAAGACGATACGCCGAGCCTCGACACGGGCTACCTGATCGACGCCAGCGAACCCGCCTACGTGGCGAGCATCGACGACAACCCCGACCCGTCCAGCCCCTCCCTGCGCTACAGCTACTCCTCCCTGGCCACCCCCGACACGGTCTTCGAACTGGACTTTGCGAGCGGCGAGAAGCGTGCGCTGAAGCAGGACTTCGCAGGCCCCACCTTCGACCGCGAACGCTACGCCGTGGAACGCTTCGCGGTAGCCGCCCGCGACGGTGCGGACGTGCCCGTCACGCTCCTGCGTCGTCGCGATCAGAAGGCGGACGGCAGCCACCCGCTCTACCTCACGGGCTACGGCGCCTACGGCATCGATTCAGAACCGGACTTCGCCCTGCGCATGCTGCCCCTGGTCGATCGCGGGTTCATCTTCGCCATCGCCCACATCCGAGGTGGCCAGGAGCTGGGGCGCGCCTGGTACGAGCACGGCCGCAAGCAGCACAAGAAGAACACCTTCACGGACTTCATCGACGTGGCGCAGGCGCTGGTGGAGACCGGTTGGTCGGCACCCGACGGGCTGGTCGGCAGCGGCCGAAGCGCCGGGGGTTTGTTGATCGGTGCGGTGGCCAACATGGCCCCGGAGCGCTTCCGCGCCCTGATCGCAGGCGTACCGTTCGTGGACGTGCTCACCACTATGCTGGATGAGTCGATCCCCCTCACCACCTTCGAATACGACGAGTGGGGCAACCCGAACGAGGCGGAAGACTACGCGTACATGCGCCAGTACTCCCCTTACGACCGGGTGAGCGCGCAGGACTATCCCGCGATGCTGGTGACCTCAGGTTTGCAGGACC
- the prfA gene encoding peptide chain release factor 1, whose translation MQQGILNQLEALCERFEEVGALLGEAEVIADQPRFQKLMREHGKLEPVTRDFSAWREAQEALSSGQELAKDSDPEMRELANEEIANAKGDIERLELALRTHLLPSDPNDDKNIFLEIRAGTGGDEAAIFAGDLFRMYQRYAEKHRFNVEILSEAHGEHGGYKEIITRVEGQGAFSKLKFESGTHRVQRVPATETQGRIHTSACTVAILPEADDLGEITISTDELRIDTYRASGAGGQHVNKTDSAVRITHLPTGTVVECQDERSQHKNKARAMSLLQARLQDAAQEKQASATAEERRLQVGSGDRSERIRTYNYPQGRVTDHRINLTLYRLEEVVGGGLDLVVEPLVSQHQADLMASLAKEAN comes from the coding sequence ATGCAGCAGGGCATTCTCAATCAGTTAGAAGCATTATGTGAACGCTTCGAAGAGGTGGGCGCCCTCCTCGGCGAAGCGGAGGTGATCGCCGACCAACCGCGCTTTCAGAAGCTGATGCGCGAGCACGGCAAGCTAGAACCCGTCACCCGCGACTTCTCCGCCTGGCGCGAGGCGCAAGAGGCGCTGAGCTCGGGCCAGGAGCTGGCCAAGGATTCGGACCCGGAGATGCGGGAGCTCGCCAACGAGGAAATCGCGAACGCCAAGGGCGACATCGAGCGGCTGGAACTCGCCCTGCGCACGCACCTGCTGCCGAGCGATCCGAACGATGACAAGAACATCTTCCTGGAGATTCGCGCGGGCACCGGCGGCGATGAAGCGGCGATCTTCGCTGGCGACCTTTTCCGCATGTACCAGCGCTACGCGGAGAAACACCGCTTCAACGTGGAGATCCTGAGCGAAGCCCACGGCGAGCACGGCGGCTACAAGGAGATCATCACCCGCGTGGAAGGCCAGGGCGCCTTCTCGAAGCTGAAGTTCGAGTCCGGCACCCACCGGGTGCAGCGCGTGCCTGCCACAGAAACCCAGGGGCGTATCCACACCTCCGCCTGCACCGTGGCGATCCTGCCCGAGGCGGACGATCTCGGTGAGATCACCATCAGCACCGATGAGCTGCGCATCGACACCTACCGCGCCTCGGGCGCTGGCGGTCAGCACGTGAACAAGACCGACTCGGCGGTGCGCATCACCCACCTGCCCACGGGCACGGTGGTCGAGTGTCAGGACGAGCGGTCGCAGCACAAGAACAAGGCGCGAGCCATGAGCCTGCTACAAGCTCGCCTGCAGGACGCGGCGCAGGAGAAGCAGGCCAGCGCCACAGCCGAGGAGCGACGGCTACAGGTGGGCTCCGGCGATCGCTCCGAGCGCATCCGCACCTACAACTACCCCCAGGGCCGGGTCACGGACCATCGCATCAACCTCACCCTGTATCGCTTGGAAGAGGTGGTCGGCGGCGGGCTCGATTTGGTGGTAGAGCCCCTCGTCAGTCAACATCAGGCGGACCTCATGGCCAGCTTAGCCAAGGAAGCGAACTGA